AGCGAGCCGGCGGCTGGTGGCACTCGACTCACCTGGCGCCAGTCGGTGAGAAGGCCCATGCGGCTGAATCTGGCTTTCGACGTGCTGGTCCACGGTGATGTCCTGAGCGGACACTCTCAGGCCGGCCGGTTGCCACGCTCGGCGGTATCCGGGGTTCGCCGGTAGCGGTCGTCATCTCTTGTTGCTGGGGCGGGGCGGGGCATACGCTGCCATCAGGGTGGGCAACGGATGGAGAGAAGAAGATGACTCCAACGCTTCGGATATCGGCCCTCTTCGTTGCAACCGCGACAGCGATCGCATGCGCGGCGCCCGCGCACGCGGATTTGCTCGACCCGATCCCCGGCAATGGCGTCTTTGTCGTCGGGCCCGACATCGCGCCGGGTCTCTACCACACGGGCGGGTCGGGCTCGGCGTTCGGCGTGTGGATCAACAATGTGCCGACCCAGGACTCGATGTGCTCGTGGTTCACCTACAGCACGCCCGATGCGAACAAGGACCATGTACTGCAGACGAACACCTCGATCGGCCCGATGTTCGCGAATATCAATACTTCCGTGAAGGCCTTCGAGTCGCTGAACTGTCAACCCTGGACGCGGGTGCCCTAACGCCGGTCGCCTTCGGCCAGCATCTCGCGCAGCCGGCGGATGTCGACCTTGCCGGTGCCGCCACGCGGAACGTCGTCGTCGGAGTCCAGCAGCAGCCATACCGTCGGAACCTTAAAGGAACTCAGCAGCGTGCGTGCCTGGCCGCGCAGCTGTTCGGTGTCCAGCCCCGGGTCGTTGCACACCACCGCCGCGCCCACCCGCTGGCCCGCGGTGCCCGGCACATTGGTGACGAAGGCGTGGTCGATGCCGTCGATCGTGCGCAACGCTCGCTCGACCTCACTCGGGTAAACCGTCGCGCCGCTGACTTTGAACATGTCGTCGGATCTCCCGTGGTAGAACAGGAATCCGTCCTCGTCGAGATGGCCGAGGTCGCCGGTGGGATAGAAGCCGTCCACGGTGAACAGCTCTTCGCGGCTGCGACCGCAAATGCCCCTCAATGTGTGTCGCCCGCGGAGCTGGATCATGCCGGCGGTTCCCGCCGCGACGGGCTCGCCGCTGTCGACGTCGACGATACGGACTTCCATGCCTGCGAACGGTTTTCCGCAGCTGCCCCACGCCGTCGCGGGCATGTCGGTGTCGGCGGGGTAGCCACAGTACGGACCGAATGCCTCGGTCATCCCGAACAGCGTGGCCCGTGCTCCCGGCTGAGCCCGCTGCTCGGGTGGCAGCAGGGCTTCGAGGCTGCCCGGGCGCAGTGCCGAGAGGTCAACGCCGGTCGCACTCGCGTGCCGGGCCAGTGCCTCGGCCTGATCAGGCCAGCCGCGAAACAGGGTGACGCGCTCGCGCTCCAGCAGGCGCAGCGTGGTTTCGGGCCGGGGGATCTCTTCGGTCACCAGGGTGGCGCCGGCCAGCAGTGCGGACAGTATTCCGCTGCCGAAACCGCCCACCCAGAAGAATGGCATCGGCAAGTACAGGCGGGTTTGCGAAGTGATGCACCGTGCCGCAAGACCCGACTGCACGGCGCCCAACGCGTTGCCATGGGAGTGCACGACTCCCTTGGGTGTGCCGCTGCTGCCGGAGGTGAACATGATGACCAGCGGGTCGGCGGCGGTGACCGTTGCGGTCATGGCGTCGATGATTTGCCGTGCGCGATCACTCGCGGTTGCGTCGTCAAGCTGCCCGGTCGACCAAACCCGGCGTAGTGCGGGCAATTCGGCTCTCGGCACCGCCTTCAGGTCGTCGAGATACCGATGACCCCGGAATTCGTCGACGCTCACCAGGAACTGCACCGCCGCGACGCGCAGCTGCGCAACGAGTTCGCGGGCCTGCAGCAAGGTGCTCAACGGAACCAGCACCGCGCCAATGCGGGTCAACGCGATGGAGATC
The Mycobacterium sp. 050128 genome window above contains:
- a CDS encoding class I adenylate-forming enzyme family protein, whose product is MPSTIDALVRLRADHDGDTPMVIDPASRIGYRELDSTTSDLAAAFVEAGVGKGNRVGLLMPNSARWVQISIALTRIGAVLVPLSTLLQARELVAQLRVAAVQFLVSVDEFRGHRYLDDLKAVPRAELPALRRVWSTGQLDDATASDRARQIIDAMTATVTAADPLVIMFTSGSSGTPKGVVHSHGNALGAVQSGLAARCITSQTRLYLPMPFFWVGGFGSGILSALLAGATLVTEEIPRPETTLRLLERERVTLFRGWPDQAEALARHASATGVDLSALRPGSLEALLPPEQRAQPGARATLFGMTEAFGPYCGYPADTDMPATAWGSCGKPFAGMEVRIVDVDSGEPVAAGTAGMIQLRGRHTLRGICGRSREELFTVDGFYPTGDLGHLDEDGFLFYHGRSDDMFKVSGATVYPSEVERALRTIDGIDHAFVTNVPGTAGQRVGAAVVCNDPGLDTEQLRGQARTLLSSFKVPTVWLLLDSDDDVPRGGTGKVDIRRLREMLAEGDRR